TATCGCCAATAGCCATTTCGAAGATTTCTATTTTTTTTATCATCAGACACAATGTTGCTCGTTTTCAGTGCGCAATTATTGGTGCAAGCCAAGTGCTTCAATGACCGCTCCTGGCCGAAACCGGAAGTCAGCCGAAGCCTACTTTACCTTAGCTTGGCAGTGACGGCCAGCCAGCAGTGAGGCAGCGCGGCTCGTCTTCACAGCAACCTTATTAGTTCTTCTCGACTGTTGTTTTTCCTTTAATTCGCTACCGACTAGACTTTCGGGGGACTGCCAAACCGTCCAGCCGGTGTTATTTTTTTCACACCCAACGCAGCACCTAACTTCGAAAGGGCAATAAGTGAAAAACCTGAAACCGGTACGTAGTGTGATGTTCGCCGCCATCGCGGCATGCGCCATCGGCGGGGCCGCCAACGCGGCGGACCTGACCAAGACGATCACGCTGGCCGACGTGGCAAGCAATACGTATCTCAGCTGGGAAGGCAATACCATCGTGGAGGTGGACCTCGGTGCGCGCTCGCACCTGAACACATTCACCTGGGATGTCACGCTGACCGCCAACCAGGGCAGCATGATCAACGAGGCATATGTGCAGCTCAGCGACAGCCTGCAATGGAACCAGCTTTACTTCCTGCCCAGCTTCCTGGCCGATCCGAACGGAGGTTATCACGCAGGTACCGACCACTACACTGGCAGCGTGGATTTCCGCAACCTCGATACCGGTGCGGAGCACGGCGACTATAGCTTCAGCGTCGGCCAGGACGGCATCCTGCGCCTGGAGTTCGCGGAAAACATGGACGACCTGCCGGGTGCCGACGCCATCTGGAATTCGGCTACCTTCACGTTCGGCTATACCGTCGCCGCTGTGCCGGAACCGTCCACGTACGGCATGATGCTGTTGGGCCTGGGCGCAGTGGGCGTCGCGGCGCGTCGCCGCAAGAAGGCCAGTTAAAAGAAAAGGGGCCGCGAGGCCCCTTTTGAACGGCTAGCATAAAAACATCAAACGTCGATATTCCCCGCCCTCAGCGCATTCGTCTCGATAAAGTTCCTGCGCGGCTCCACATCGTCCCCCATCAGCGTCGTGAA
Above is a window of Pseudoduganella dura DNA encoding:
- a CDS encoding FxDxF family PEP-CTERM protein: MKNLKPVRSVMFAAIAACAIGGAANAADLTKTITLADVASNTYLSWEGNTIVEVDLGARSHLNTFTWDVTLTANQGSMINEAYVQLSDSLQWNQLYFLPSFLADPNGGYHAGTDHYTGSVDFRNLDTGAEHGDYSFSVGQDGILRLEFAENMDDLPGADAIWNSATFTFGYTVAAVPEPSTYGMMLLGLGAVGVAARRRKKAS